CCTGACTTTTTAGAGAAGCTATGAACGCAGCCAATCCCTCGGGGAAATTGTGGACGGCTACCGCCATCGCCATTAGCATTCCCATTTTCAAGAGTTTATAGTTGCCGTCGTCACCGGCCGCCGTCCCGGTGCTGCGCACCTTCTCCACGGTATGGACCTCGTGAGGATTTTCGAAGGAAGGCACGAGCTTATCGATGACGGCGATAAGAAAAATGCCCGAGAAAAAGGCCAAGACCGCCACCCAGGGCCCAAATCCTTCCCCGAGACTTTCGACAAGGGTCTCCCGGGCCTGTGGAAAAATTTCGACAAAGGAAACGTATATCATTACCCCGGCGGAAAAACCTAAAGCCGCCGAAAGAAACCTGGTATTGGTGCGCTTTGCAAAAAAAGCTATAGCGCCGCCGATCCCAGTAGACAGACCTGCGAGCAGCGTGAGCAAAAAAGCGAATCCAATGCCGCCTTCCGGCACTTTCCACACCCCCCTTAACCGGTATTTTGAAAAGCGTAGTCTTTATAATTGGTTTTAATCAATTCGATATATTATTGCCAATTTCCTCCGATACTGCGAAAATTTATTCCTACGCGGCAATGCGGGGCGCAAAACCGGCGTTTTCAGCAAAATTTTTTTGCGGTTTTTCTTCACACGGGAGGAATCCCGGATTGCCCGTAGAAAACCTTATATGTGGTGATGGAAAATGAACGAGGTCGAGAAGCGTTTGAAGGAGATTCTCTCCTACAAAACCATAAGGAAGATTTTCGATGCCCTGGACGAAGGCATCATCATCGTCGACCGGGACTACAACATCATTTTCTACAACAATACACTGACCCGCTTCGAAGGCCTGGAATCCAAAAACGTCATAGGGAAAAAGCTTCTCGAAGTATTTCCATCCCTGACTCCCGAAGAAAGTACAATTTATCAGGTTATCGAGACCGGACGGCCTATATTCAACCGCTACCAGCAATACCTGAACTACAAAGGCATGGAGATCAGGACACTAAACACCACGATACCCATCGTCGAAAACGGGCAGGTACTGGGAGCGCTGGAGATTTCCAGGGATGTGTCGGAGGTATATGCCCTTTCCCAGAAGGTGCTGGAACTCCAGCAA
The DNA window shown above is from Thermosediminibacter oceani DSM 16646 and carries:
- the zupT gene encoding zinc transporter ZupT, with the protein product MPEGGIGFAFLLTLLAGLSTGIGGAIAFFAKRTNTRFLSAALGFSAGVMIYVSFVEIFPQARETLVESLGEGFGPWVAVLAFFSGIFLIAVIDKLVPSFENPHEVHTVEKVRSTGTAAGDDGNYKLLKMGMLMAMAVAVHNFPEGLAAFIASLKSQALGVYIGIAVAIHNIPEGIAVSIPVYYATGDRRKAFWYSFLSGLAEPFGALSGYLILSKFLTEVAFGAVFAAVGGIMVFISLDQLLPTAREYGEHHLSVYGLVLGMMVMAASLLLAS